acctaggtaaaatgggtcattttagagctaacataggtaaaatggatcattttggagctagtctaggtaagatgggtcattttagagctaacttgggtaaaatggatcatttatgagctaactaaggtagaatgggtcattttagagctaaattaggtaaaatggattgtttatgagctaactaagctaattatgccatttttgacataagtaagctaagtacatgtcattattgagcaaacctagttaactaagcatattagagctaacttaggccattttggaggaaacaaagctaagtatagatcgttttagaactaacttaggtaaaatggatggttttggaggtcagtaagcttattaagtcattttggaggaaaataagctaactctaggtcattgtggtaagcatattggaggaaataaggctaagtctaggtctttatgcatttgttaagcaaaacactagagaaacttaccatgatcatggagatgtaggagcgggctggctcgtgccggtagctagagaaggatcgtgcgatgcttgtctggagttacgctgcaccaaagatcatttccaatgtctcattagcatgatgacactcaaatgttaagactagcaagtaatgtccattcaaattaaactcaccgtggtcccaggagcaatcactggcatcggcggagcggtctgaccggtcttctcgcacacagactgcacatttggttttgacgactcagtcatactagttagtaatgagacaaacactacatgaatgttttggctaatctgcagaagaaacttagcacaaggagctcgtacatggcccttgccggcATGTCATTctgtgccctctcctcctccaacatcgttgtcgtcctctcctccaactcccgcggccactccgccgcctccgccagaagtttctccgttctatctctctcactctgtatagcagcctgcaacaccactcctcgttaccatttgtaatcattgatggaagcacagacaatgtaatggagaaagatagctgagtaagtataactaaccttgatggcgagttggactggctGTTCaagaggccttatctcaggagcagagctcgactggcgcgccttgatctccgggagagtgctaggacaacggataagtccatctccaatggctatggagccatgggacctcccgccaccagatatcatcaccagctctggatcaatgggaccctggctcgggttaaagtcctcccctttcctcgccttcccctcatctctatatttcacgagcttgtcgtgggaggagatgttggtgaagttgtttgcatcatcgaggtcagacggagagaatgccttgattttcttgaaagaggcagtgtgggccatggcatacaggtcatacacctctggcaccttatccgccttattgtagcgtgcctggaagagagaaacaaagtaaattagtaattaaagggctcaagctagcatgatgaatgaattacatgaatcatgaagcaaaccacatacccagttccgcccgaactgatataagttggagctgccttgatggtgtggcacaccttccatttgggcacgtttgtccttggccgcattgtggacggctagccattcttttgagcaccactcattgaccaacacctcccaacaatccatccgatccgcacaccatctcagaggcgcctaagttagcaaatagaaacttgagcgctatggctatgaattactaaatgaaggaagtaagtacaaggccttaagaattaccttcatgtactgctccttactcaggaacttatcgcggcacgccggcttgggcttcttgataccacgcaaggcgtagtagtctcgaacagcctgcacccgagcctcgtgccgtaagttctgtagtaggcacttgcagacgttctcgataacatttgccgcctcctcctcgtatccctcctcacacctgtagaatgtctgcaatcaaatgagacaatattgattagtacaattaataactagccagttgaagatttttaaatgtgtagaggagaaattacccagaactttctgatcaccacgtcCGCCCTTGTGTCgtacaagacaccgtcgataatctcacccggcggggccggggcagccaagtagtgctcccagctcaatccaagctctggaagccgaccctcaccaggcaacgtgacaaaccccgtgaagttttgccggcaaagcactccaaggacgaagttgggccggcggacactatgatggtggtcccaacccctacagcatgacaaggccaacgcattatatatttgaagaaacgtgaatgcagaaggtacaaaaagattaaatgcacttacctctccccattagggaaaatcaaccacctctgctcgcgggtcgccggcacggacgggagccgtgtacaaccacgctggtagacggtgccccccctcctcctcaatatcagtcggctccccgccatcatcagcatggccactcggcccctcaggctcatccggccaggtaccccatccagacgtgtgctcctcgggggtctcgtgggccgaaggcccgtcgacccgaggctcgtgggccgaaggctcgtggaccggagtccgtgtagcctcctcctcggacgagtccaccctagtagtcacgtgctcgggtgaaacagctgggggtggcggcgaggaaggcgccctagcagtcaccctacctcctctcccgcgaccacgtgctccaacttctctcttcttccctcccttacctcgtcccctgctgggcaccgctgtcgacgaagaagggcccgacggtgtcgccatactgtccagcaacgctcggcggagaggtgcgtgtggaatggaagacctcccaccacgcgccgacgaagaaggggcctcggagcgctcccgaccagcgcccaccatctttcaacacctgccatgacaaagagtaaacgaaattagtacaacataaaaaaataccgacatgaataataatatgtatatcacttatgtatcatcatcaagtacaacataaaaaaattgaatacctgacactactaataatctcgatcactatcatcaataaatgcataatcatcatcatcactataatcaatgacgggctcatagggttcagtggcatcaaatatatgacctaactcataattcacaaatatatgacctcgccggcctctggtgtcgtgggtgtcgtgtcggggtcggggtgccgtgtcggggtcggggtgctgtttcggggtcggggtggtcggggtcggggtgtggtgtcagggtgtcgggggtcgggggccggggtgtcggggtggcgtgtcggggtcggggtgtcagggtgtcggggtcggggtgtggtgtcaggctgtcggggtgtcggggtcggggtgacagggtgtcggggtgtcggggtcggggtgtcggggtgtcagggtatctttttcttcttcttcttcttcttcttcttcttcttcttcttttttcctgttttttccttttcttcttcttcttcttcttcttcttcttcttcttcttcttcttcttcttcttcttcttcttcttcttcttcttcttcttcttcttcttcttcttcttcttcttcttcttcttcttcttcctcttcttcttctcttcttcttttcttcttcttcttcttcttcttcttcttcttcttcttcttcttcttcttcttcttcttcttctcctcctcctcttcctccctcctcctcttcctcttctttcttcctcttcttcttcttcttcttcttcttcttcttcttcttcttcatcttcatcttcttcttctttcttcttcttcttttctttcttcttctccctccaccccttcctccctcctcctcctccttctactcttcttattcttctaaactaaaactaaaactaatctaaaataacctaaactaaaaataaaactaaaactaaactaaaactaaaactaaagtaaaaatataactaaaacagaaactaaattaactaaaaggaactaaaacaaactaaactaaaaaaaggGGGGAGATCACTCACCTGCAGGGGAtcgccggtggagggggaggccgcggcgggtgggggcggcggcggcccggtggaggggagTCCGCGGCGGGTGGGGGTAGCGGCGacctggtggagggggaggccgcggcgggtggGGGTAGCGGCGACCTGGTGGAGGGGGGCCGCGGCgggtggggggagggggcggctggCCGGCGTGGAAGGGGCGCCGCAAGGGAGGGGTGTGAGGCGAcggggcgagggggcggcggcgggtggtggggcgacggggcaagggggcggcgggtggtcggggcgacggggagagaggcggtgggtggcggcggcgggtggtgggggtggcggcaGGGTGGCtagtggcgggggcggcggtggtctcgtcggggtggggaggacagaaagagagagagagagagagagagagagagggagggagggagcggggacccggccgttagttaggttatctctttgccgtccgcccccctttgtcgtccgcttttttgctctttgccgtctgctagcagacgacaaagagggggacgttaggtttttttctaagtagctcgttagtggggcccacctctctctttgccgtccgccagctgacggcaaagaaacggctggtggcaaagaccttctttgccatcagccagttctttgccgtccgttttctataagcggatggcaaagaccttctttgccgtcagccagcagacggcaaagaaatggcagacgacaaataagctaattccagtagtgtagttttcattagaggcttctctcttgaacaaaaagcatgcggtgggtaaacaaattactgttgggcaattgatagaaaagtgcatagttatgacgatattcaaggcaatgatcatttATATAGGCATCAGGGTGCGCTCTGTTGCCTTGCCATCTCGTTTTTTTGCCTTCTggtctcctcccgaagcttctagggtctcctcccgaagcttctagggcCATTGATGTACCTCAAGATCGTAAGTTGTGTACTAACCCTAGGGCTAGGTGGATGTGATTGTGATTCGGTCTCCTATACGAGCTAAACTCCTCGGCTTATATACACGCCAGGTGGGGCCCCTAGGGTTACATGGTCGGTATATAGGGACGCGTATGGAGACGGCATGAGTTGGCTTGGAGTGTATGTCAAGTCTTTGGCAGGCGTAATCTTGATCTGGCGTGTAGCTTCCGGAGTCCACCTTAATGAGAATGAGGGCCTACAGGCCTAGCCCGAGGACTATGGGTTGACCAGATTGGTACCCCCTTGTCCACGACACCGTCACCGTCATTTtccccttaatggcaacaatacaaatacgtgtcttgtcCCCTACTTTTTCACTGGGAtatagagcaccgcaagattgaacccattacaaagcacctctctcATTGGAAGATAAATCAATGTAGTTGGCCAAGCCAAACGGATagatcgaagagaaatacaaagctataagaatcaggcataaaagaattcaaagaagactcaattaatattcatgaataatctggtcataaacccacaattcatcggatcccaacaaacacaccgcaaaagaagattacatcgaatagatctccaagaacatcgaggagaaaattgtattgaggatcaaagagagagaagaagccatctagctactagctgtggacccgtaggtctatgataaactactcacacgttaccagaagggcaacaaggttgatgtagaagccctccatgatcaatttCCCCTCTGGCAGAGTACCAGAAAAGGCCTCCAGTTGGTATCACAGAAGAATAGaaacttgcggcggtggaaaaagtatTTTGTGTGGCTCTCTATTGGTTTCctgattttagagaatttatagaggtggaattaggtcatacaaagccacaaggggcccacaaggcataggcgcgcctacccccctgggcgcgccctgttGCCTTGCCGTCTCCTCGTTTGCCTTCTGGTATCCTCccaaagcttctagggtctctcttgtccagaaaaaatcgtcaaaaagttttgtagcgtttggacttcgtttggtactgatttcctgGAAAACCAAAAATAGACGGGAAAACTACAATTGGTACTTGGCATTAGGTCagtaggttagtcctaaaaagtgatatataattgcatataaaacatccaagattgatactataatagcatggaacaataaaaaaattatggatacgttggagagtATCACCATCTAAAGTAGACGAGTCAGTGTAGACtgtacttggagtccctcgaaccgtAGATGAACAATCCCGCGAACTGCCCACGAAGAGTCCCTCGAATggaagaccgaaagcacgacctctctacGAGTTGCACGCGTATGGTCTTCACGATCTGGCAGCACTTCACCGTCCAGCGCTAATCGTCGCCgaagaattagagggaggagaatACAACCACATTGGGCTTATAATTATGAGTATTAGAGGATCTAGGTCAAGCTCTTATTgatcaactaggaccaactagaactagaactagagaaCTAGAGGGGGCTACAAAACTTGTGTGTTAAAAAGGTGCAAAAGCCTCTATTATATATAGGTTGagagggggcgccacacaaggGGAGGGGTCCTCCCCCTTGCTCCATCCCTAGGGGGAGGGAGGActccctcccctagtccaattcggcctcccctaAAGAGAAAGGAGGCGCCACCTCCTATTGGGCCTATGTGGCCCAATTCtccttccaccacttggcctCTTAAGGCCCGTTgatatcaaattaaatataaaagccTCCTAAAAATTACTAGAGCCTTTTATTATTAAATTAACATCATcggaaacattttccacctatatattattTATCGAAAATACCCGGTATTGCCCGATAAACTCTGAAACCCTTCCGATAACCCCGGAGCACTTCTGGTTCCTCTCAAAACTATTCCGAATTTTAATgaaataattccaaaaatatACTCTCATTATTCCCTTCCTACTAACAATCAGAAAatcatgattaccttaagcttgtgaccccgtaggttcgataaaacatagacatgaaggaaaccccttcgttcaatgaccgatagcggaaccACAGACGTCCATATCGATCACTATGAATACACGAAAGTCATtagagtgaacctttggttatcttGTTATGTTCCCTTTGCTTCATGATACTTCACAAAACCCAAGGTGAGATATATTGGTATTCTCTTGAGTCACACACATGCCCACTATACCAGTctcctcgttaccggttttgttcttctttctcgttgacgTGCTCCAGCATCCCCGTGACATAGGCACCGGTGTATGGACAGGCGATGATGAATAtcgtcacaccgagagggccctaagaatatctctccttCGTCGAAGGAGCAAACTCCACTCTCGAGCTATCTGGTCCCTTGCCAAACTTTGCGATGATcctgtaagttgtcgttatgatcaccgtgttacagatgacgtttgagcaaccccaaagttcATCTTATGGTAAGAAGTGACTGCGATACTCATGGTGTAAGGAACTAAATCACACATTAACACTCTATGTTATAACAATTGACTTCTGACGATATTATCTCAAAGTATAAGAAACAAGTTTGGGtcaattcaatatgatcgttcttcaaACGTCATACTCTCAAAGTTGTTTTGAGACCATCGTTACACTTAACGATGTCTCAAGATCCGAAAACCATGATCAcaaacaacacttgagctagtcttagaggcgagactaggAATATTATTTTACTGTTTATCATTCCAcgcgtgcatatgagttttccactgaatcacaTATTCCAGGGTCATAGCAGTCATAacatagaatataaactcttaattataaaTAGAGAAATATAGTAATACAatactattgcctctagggcatatttccaacaatatccATGAAGCAATTTTATTTCACACATACAAAACATCATAATAATTCCGTTGGTCCCTCCAAAAAATACATAGGGCTGCAGGGCTATGCCTCAACCCATGACCTTAACGAACTACTCACACATGGCGATCTAATCGCAAGAACAAACCATTGTAGAACACATCAAGAAGGTTGATTGATTGATAATATGTGTTACAATAGTTGTCGAATGCGATGCACAATTACAAAGTATGGCTAATTTGGATGAGTGTTATGGTGATGGTTCTGGCTATGGAGATGGGAAATGGCGGCGGCTAGGGCTGCTGTGGATGACGAAGATGGAGGTTTCGGCgatgttctctctctctctctttggtgTGGTCCCTTCATGATATTTATTGGGTTAGATCAGGGGCGTTGTTGGCAGCTCAAACGAGTGCATTCGCTCGTATGAGGCGCTTTCTTGTGCTCTGGAGTCTTCCCGTGCCTCCCACCTTGGCTCTCCTCTCCTCTTTACTCCTTTCAATGTATGTGCTTGATTTTGTCCATGTTTAGCCCCATTTCCTATGGAAACTAAATAAAAGATAGGTTTGCGGAATCCTTTGCATTCATTAGTCATTAGTAGCAATATCGAAGTGGATATCTTAGTTTTTGTGAAATacaacgacaacaacaacaacaacaacaacaacaacaacaacaacaacaacaacaacaacaacaacaacaacaacaacaacaaagcctttagtcccaaacaagttggggtaggctagaggtgaaactcataagatctcgcaaccaactcatggctctggcacatggatagcaagcttccatgcacccctgtccatagctagctctttggtgatactccaatccttcaggtctctcttaacggactcctcccatgtcaaattcggtctaccccgccctctacattctccgcacgctttagccgtcctctatgcactggagcttctggaggcctgcactgaatatgcccaaaccatctcagacgatgttggacaagcttctcttcaattggtgctaccccaactctatctcgtatatcatcattccggactcgatccttcctcgtgtggccacacatccatctctacatacgcatctccgccacacctaactgttgaacatgtcgccttttagtcggcaaacactcagcgccatacaacattgcgggtcgaaccgccgtcctgtagaactcgccttttagcttttgtggcactctcttgtcacagagaatgccagaagcttggcgccacttcatccatccggctttgattcgatggttcccatcttcatcaatacccccatcctcctgcagcattgaccccaaataccgaaaggtgtccttctggggtaccacctggccatcaaggctaacctcctcctcctcacacctagtagtactgaaaccgcacatcatgtactcgattttagttctactaagcctaaaccctttcgattccaaggtttgtctccataactctaacttcctatttacccccgtccgactatcgtcaactagcaccacatcatccgcaaagagcatacaccatgggatatctccttgtatatcccttgtgacatcatccatcaccaatgcaaaaagataagggctcaaagctgaccctgatgcagtcctatcttaatcgggaagtcatcagtgtcgacatcacttgttcgaacacttgtcacaacattatcgtacatgtccttgatgagggtaatgtactttgctgggacgttgtgtttctccaaggcccaccacatgacattctgcggtatcttatcataggccttctccaagtcaatgaacaccatatgcaagtccttcttttgctccctatatctctccataagttgtcgtaccaagaaaatggcttccatggtcgacctcccaggcatgaaaccaaactgattttttGGTCACGcgtgtcattcttcttaagcggtgctcaatgactctctcccatagcttcattgtatggctcatcagcttaattccacggtaattagtacaactctgaacatcacccttgttcttgaatattggtactaatatactccgtccccattcttctggcatcttgtttgcctgaaaaatgaggttgaaaagcttggttagccatactatcgctatgtcctcgagacctttccacacctcaatggcgatacaatcagggcccatcgccttgcctcctttcatcctttttaaagcctccttgaCCCCAGACTCCTGGAAATAAACGGGTTTAATCTCATATGTGATGAGTGTAAAAATAGCACTTGTCAGTTGGTTGTGCTGATGAGATTAGTGATGGCGGTCGGTGGTGGTGGTGATTCTGGCTTCAAATTGTTGGTGGTTGCGCTTATCGGGGCCTGGCAACAACACGGCTTGGTGTTGTCCAGAGGCCTTCTTCTCCCTATGTGCCCTTCCTCGGCGGGTCTTCTAGGGTTcgcctgtgtgtgtgtgtgtgtgtgtgtgtgtgttttgtgtTTTAGTTGAGTCTCCTCTCTTGTTTTCCATGTGTACTTTGCTTCACTTCAACCTATCTTGTATGGAGCCGCCTGACTTCTAGGCAAATTCGATAcaatatattcaggtggggaTCTACCCACGGTTGACCATTCAAAAAAAGACCACTCACTTTGGCCAAGGCCGCTAGCTAATCAATATGGACTCCATTTTGAATAGCATCGAAGTGGGGCCTTGGATCTCCAAGTGAACTCAGCCATCGGGGCCACCTCTCTGCCCCACAATCTTGCTGCGTATGATGTCCTCGTCAAGAAGCACCCGTCCTTCTCCCAGGACCACGCAATGGAGTCGCGTACATCCGGGTTCAGCTGCACCCACGTTGTCTCAGTCCACAAGTTTAGGTACTCCTGCAACATTGGGGCTGTCAATTCCGACCCAACACCGGTAGGCCAACCGCCGTCCATCAATGCGTGGCTAACAGTGCAGCTAGAGCGCACCCGGGATTTGGTACGGGCATATATGTTCGGCGCCACCTCTTGTACCCTTCGGCCATTCAACCATCTGTCCTCCCAGAATAGAGCATTGTTCCCATCACCAATTGTGCAGCGAGCCGCCGCCCTAAAAAGTTGCTTTGATTCCTGAGGCACGTTGATTTGAATCTCCGCCCATGGCCTTGTAGGGTCGGTACGTTGTAGCCACGGCCATCTGGCCTGCATTGCTTTTATCGAGCCACTTCAAGTTCGGAATGCCAAGGCCACCTGCCCACTTTGGGGTGCAAACTGAGTCTCACACTACCGTGCATTGTTCGCCGGAGGCCTGTGCTCCGGCACACCAAAGGAACCCACGTACTACCAGTTTAATGCCCCAATTATACAGCTGTGCATTGATCTTTCTGTTGTTTGTCAAAACTGAAACTAATCGAGCTGGCCACCATGTGCCATATTTTCTGACGAGCACTCTTCACCGTTGGATGGTTACATTACCAGCTCGGTCCTCAGCAGCTTGATCAGCGACCCAACTGGCCTGCCTCCAATCCAAGGGTAGAGAATTGTGAGGTCTCGCAAACTTCCAGAATGGATAATGCCCATATCCGAGAAGACCAAGCCCTGGCCACCAGTCCCCGCAAGGGGTGAGAAGTGTGGGTTTGTGTCCTGCGGCTACCCATGATCACCGTGCGTGCTTGCCCAGGCATCTGAAGCAGCAGCGTCCAACGGGCGACGCGTCCATGGCCATGACCACCACCTCCTCCCGACTCACCACCACCCAGTactccttcctctcctccacgcCATGCTCGCCCACCACCATGGCTGCGCTCCCGCGGCGGCGGAGAGCCGGCGCGCGGTACCCACGTATCCAGGCCATCGAGTTCGACCAGAACACGGTGCGCCCAAAAAGGCTACAACGCCCGTTCTGTGGAGCTTACCACTTGATTTCCTGCCGAGTTTTAACGAGCGGTTTCTTGGTGGCTTCAGGTTGTGGCCATAACTGTCGGCGTCGTCAGCGTCGCCGCCGGGATAGGCATCCCGATTTTCTACGAGAATCAAATTGACAATTCCGTAAGTTTTTTTAAGCAAGAATGGTATTTGGACAGTTAAGTTTGCTGAAGTAAGATTAGGAGTAGCATTTTGGAAACATGTTGACTGAAACTGAAAGGGCCTAAACTGTACCCCTGCATTGATGCAAAATGTGATTTTGGATTTCTCCAATGCAGGCAAAGAGAGACAACAACCAGCCGTGCTTCCCCTGCAGCGGCTCCGGCGCGCGTATGTGATTATGCCCTTCGATTGATGTCCTAATTTGCTCCACTCTTCAAATTTTTAATATGTTCGTTTCAATGGCACGGTACACACACTACATGTAAAATGAGACGAACTGCTGGGAATTTGGAAGCGTTAAAGTTTGAGTTTGATAGGAAATTTCCATATAATATGTACAACCAGTTAGTTTAGCTTGCATTTTGGTTGGTTTCACACTTGCATTATATTTGCTCTCCATGCTTTGTAttttttttctcgaatacgcacgagtgtgtgtatcattcattaaagaagaga
This genomic window from Aegilops tauschii subsp. strangulata cultivar AL8/78 chromosome 4, Aet v6.0, whole genome shotgun sequence contains:
- the LOC109740354 gene encoding protein SPA, chloroplastic, coding for MAMTTTSSRLTTTQYSFLSSTPCSPTTMAALPRRRRAGARYPRIQAIEFDQNTVVAITVGVVSVAAGIGIPIFYENQIDNSAKRDNNQPCFPCSGSGAQVCRFCTGAGTVTVVIGNGESEVSKCVNCDGIGSLTCTTCQGSGIQPRYLDRREFKDDDD